Proteins found in one Methanospirillum hungatei JF-1 genomic segment:
- a CDS encoding protein translocase SEC61 complex subunit gamma has product MEIPKLDINLNEELFRKYMRILKLARFPTRDEYTKIALVAAAGVVLIGIIGFAIYELFLVLPA; this is encoded by the coding sequence ATGGAAATCCCCAAACTTGACATCAATTTAAACGAGGAACTTTTCCGCAAATACATGCGTATCCTCAAACTGGCCCGCTTTCCAACACGGGATGAGTATACAAAAATAGCACTCGTCGCTGCGGCAGGTGTCGTACTGATTGGAATTATCGGGTTTGCAATCTACGAACTCTTCCTAGTACTT